One window of Paludibacter propionicigenes WB4 genomic DNA carries:
- a CDS encoding 4-alpha-glucanotransferase: protein MRIHFNIPFFTRWGQRLLVTGNIPELGDNDKTKALPLNFQYKEDWSGEIEIPNTESFELIYKYILFNDETGQFVEEWGDDRVINIQPSKTDTIYCFDKWNAAGSTENVFLTAPFQQVLLKQQASESNLKQADTYTHLFKVKMPVLKNNEAICLIGDCRALGSWSTNKPVILSREKNNWWTVGVDLSNEKSDVHYKYGVYDLEDHQFRYFETGADRTAPIAKSNKSLVILSDGFTRFPNQSWKGAGVGLPVFSIRTRESFGVGDFGDIKLLVDWAARVGLKLIQVLPLNDTIGTHTDADVLPYAAISAFALNPLFLNLPAMGKLPDSHPLQAEYGTTQAELNAKELIAFMDVISYKLGYAKELYLQNKESFLADKEFKTFFEENEYWLVPYAAYCVLRDKFGTPDYREWQEFADYDKTKIDEFSSATQPYFDDIAVNYFIQYHLHKQLSEAANYAHQHGVVLKGDIPIGVNRNSVDTWVSPELFHMHMQAGAPPDMFAIKGQNWELPTYNWKEIEHTGFDWWKKRFSQMSNYFDTFRIDHILGFFRIWQIPVSQVEGIMGHLNPSIPIHINEFAEKGLWFDYNRFCKPYITDSILWDLFGEDVPWVKANCLQIEDGWVLRLKENFLSQLMVDQLHQAGEISDRIKWGLFDLISNVLFFEVEGSNGTQFYPRFGMESLSTFRELDYYTQDRIRELYVDYFYRRQDNNWYKSGMEKLPALKRATNMLICGEDLGMMTPCVTTAMKELGILSLEVQRAPKSNKIEFFHPDDAPYLSVVTPSTHDMSTIRGWWEEDRGVTQRFYNSQLGHWGEAPYYCEWWICRDIILQHLYSPAMWSIFQMQDLLSISDSVRRQNPHDERINVPSNSMNSWRFRLHLNMEDLLENDEFNDELLNYITQTGR from the coding sequence ATGAGAATTCACTTCAATATACCTTTTTTTACCCGCTGGGGACAAAGGCTTTTGGTTACCGGAAATATTCCTGAATTGGGGGATAATGATAAAACAAAAGCACTGCCACTCAATTTTCAATACAAAGAAGATTGGTCGGGCGAAATAGAGATACCAAACACCGAAAGCTTCGAACTGATTTACAAGTATATTTTGTTTAACGACGAAACAGGGCAATTTGTTGAGGAATGGGGCGATGACAGGGTTATCAATATTCAACCGTCGAAAACAGATACGATTTATTGCTTTGATAAGTGGAATGCTGCCGGGAGTACCGAAAATGTATTTTTGACTGCGCCATTTCAGCAAGTATTGTTGAAGCAACAAGCTTCCGAATCAAATCTGAAACAGGCAGATACATATACGCATCTTTTTAAAGTAAAAATGCCTGTATTGAAAAATAATGAAGCTATCTGTCTGATAGGCGACTGTCGTGCACTGGGGAGTTGGTCTACAAATAAGCCTGTTATATTGAGCCGGGAAAAGAATAATTGGTGGACTGTGGGAGTTGATCTGAGTAATGAAAAATCTGACGTTCACTACAAATACGGTGTGTATGATCTGGAAGATCATCAATTCCGGTATTTCGAAACCGGTGCGGATCGTACTGCCCCGATAGCCAAATCGAACAAAAGTCTGGTGATACTTTCGGATGGTTTTACCCGCTTCCCGAATCAGTCGTGGAAGGGCGCAGGAGTGGGATTGCCGGTTTTCAGTATCAGAACAAGAGAAAGTTTTGGAGTTGGCGATTTCGGCGATATCAAATTGCTGGTGGACTGGGCTGCCAGGGTTGGTCTGAAACTCATTCAGGTTCTTCCGCTCAACGATACAATCGGTACTCATACCGACGCCGACGTGCTTCCTTATGCGGCCATTTCAGCTTTTGCGCTGAATCCGTTATTTTTGAACCTTCCAGCCATGGGAAAACTACCAGATAGCCATCCGCTTCAGGCAGAATATGGTACCACACAAGCTGAGTTGAACGCGAAGGAGTTAATCGCATTTATGGATGTGATTAGTTATAAACTTGGGTATGCCAAAGAATTATATCTACAAAACAAAGAGTCGTTTCTGGCGGATAAGGAATTCAAAACTTTTTTTGAAGAAAATGAATACTGGCTCGTACCGTATGCTGCCTATTGTGTGTTGCGCGATAAATTCGGCACTCCCGATTATAGAGAATGGCAGGAATTTGCCGATTATGACAAGACTAAAATAGACGAATTTTCATCAGCCACTCAACCGTATTTCGACGATATCGCTGTCAATTATTTTATTCAGTATCATTTGCACAAACAACTTTCGGAAGCTGCCAACTATGCTCACCAACATGGAGTGGTGCTGAAGGGTGATATACCTATAGGAGTGAATCGAAACAGTGTGGATACCTGGGTTTCGCCCGAATTGTTTCACATGCACATGCAAGCCGGTGCGCCACCCGATATGTTTGCCATAAAAGGTCAAAACTGGGAATTACCGACTTACAACTGGAAAGAAATTGAACACACCGGATTTGATTGGTGGAAGAAGCGATTTTCTCAAATGTCCAATTATTTTGATACGTTTCGTATCGATCATATTCTGGGATTTTTCCGCATCTGGCAGATTCCTGTCAGTCAGGTGGAGGGAATTATGGGTCACTTAAATCCTTCCATTCCTATCCATATCAATGAATTTGCTGAGAAAGGTCTGTGGTTTGACTATAATCGTTTTTGTAAACCTTATATTACCGATTCTATTTTGTGGGATTTATTCGGCGAAGATGTGCCGTGGGTAAAGGCCAATTGTTTGCAAATAGAAGATGGTTGGGTGCTTCGCCTGAAAGAAAACTTCTTGAGCCAGTTGATGGTAGATCAATTACATCAGGCCGGGGAGATTTCCGACAGAATTAAATGGGGTTTGTTCGACCTGATTTCAAATGTATTGTTTTTTGAAGTTGAAGGAAGCAATGGAACTCAGTTTTATCCGCGTTTTGGCATGGAATCATTGTCGACCTTCAGAGAGTTGGATTATTACACACAGGATAGGATACGTGAACTGTATGTAGATTATTTTTACAGAAGGCAGGATAATAACTGGTATAAATCCGGCATGGAAAAGCTTCCGGCACTGAAGCGAGCTACCAATATGCTGATTTGCGGTGAGGATTTGGGCATGATGACACCTTGCGTGACAACTGCCATGAAAGAGTTGGGTATTTTAAGCCTGGAAGTGCAGCGTGCACCGAAATCAAATAAAATAGAATTTTTTCACCCCGATGATGCACCTTATCTGTCGGTAGTAACGCCTTCGACACACGACATGAGCACTATACGCGGTTGGTGGGAGGAAGATCGTGGCGTGACACAACGTTTTTATAACTCACAACTCGGACATTGGGGCGAAGCTCCTTACTACTGTGAATGGTGGATTTGCAGGGATATAATTTTACAGCACTTGTATTCACCGGCCATGTGGAGTATTTTCCAGATGCAGGATCTGTTGAGTATTTCAGACTCAGTCCGCCGACAAAATCCGCACGACGAACGCATAAATGTGCCATCCAATTCGATGAATAGCTGGAGATTCCGGTTGCATCTGAATATGGAAGATTTGCTTGAGAACGATGAATTTAATGACGAATTGCTAAATTATATTACTCAGACAGGCAGGTAG
- a CDS encoding ribose-phosphate pyrophosphokinase produces MSAPSSPFKVFSGTNSRYLAEKICQSLDCPLGNMKIQHFSDGEFSVSYEESIRGQYIYLVQSTFPNSDNLMELLLMIDAAKRASAYKIIAVVPYFGWARQDRKDKPRVSIGAKLIADMLGVAGIDRLITMDLHADQIQGFFDIPVDHLYASTIFVPYIKSLKLKNLVIASPDVGGSKRAGSYSKYLGVPMVICYKTRERANVVGEMTIIGEVYGKDVIITDDMVDTAGTLCKAADLMMSKGARSVRAIVSHGVMSGEASEKVMQSALTEIAFTDSIPFELSNCPKAKILSISKMFADTISRVQENKSISEQYLL; encoded by the coding sequence ATGTCAGCACCCTCTTCACCTTTTAAAGTATTTTCAGGTACTAACAGCCGTTATCTTGCCGAAAAAATCTGTCAAAGCCTTGATTGCCCACTCGGGAATATGAAAATTCAACATTTCTCGGATGGTGAATTTTCTGTTTCATACGAAGAATCAATTCGTGGTCAGTACATTTATCTGGTACAATCCACGTTTCCCAATTCCGATAATCTGATGGAATTGCTCTTAATGATTGATGCTGCCAAACGTGCTTCAGCGTACAAAATCATTGCTGTTGTTCCTTATTTTGGTTGGGCACGTCAGGATCGTAAGGACAAACCCCGCGTATCAATTGGAGCAAAACTTATCGCCGACATGCTGGGTGTAGCCGGTATCGACCGATTAATTACCATGGATTTACATGCCGATCAGATTCAGGGATTTTTCGATATTCCGGTTGATCATCTTTACGCATCTACTATTTTTGTTCCGTATATCAAGTCGCTGAAATTAAAGAATCTGGTAATAGCTTCGCCCGATGTGGGTGGATCGAAACGTGCCGGTTCGTACTCCAAGTACCTGGGTGTACCCATGGTAATTTGCTACAAAACACGCGAAAGAGCCAACGTGGTAGGCGAAATGACCATTATTGGTGAAGTGTATGGCAAAGACGTAATTATTACCGATGATATGGTGGATACTGCCGGAACGCTTTGCAAAGCTGCAGATTTAATGATGAGCAAAGGAGCCCGAAGCGTACGTGCCATTGTTTCGCACGGTGTAATGTCCGGCGAGGCATCGGAAAAAGTTATGCAATCGGCTCTTACAGAAATTGCATTTACCGATTCTATTCCTTTTGAGTTGAGTAACTGTCCGAAGGCTAAGATTCTTTCTATCTCTAAAATGTTTGCCGACACTATATCCCGCGTTCAGGAAAACAAATCAATCAGCGAACAATACTTATTATAA
- a CDS encoding amino acid permease, with protein sequence MFKDLFIRKTLAELELQADGDHNSLKRHLSALNLTLLGVGCVIGAGIFVLTGTAAALHAGPAVALSFIISAFGCLLAGLCYAEFSSMIPVSGSAYTYGYATMGEFVAWIIGWDLILEYLFGSATVAVGWAGYVTSFLADLGIVIPPSMCQSPFIFDHTGWHSSGAFINFPAVFIVAIMTTLLVIGIKESAKFNNIIVLVKVTVILLFIGFGISHINVSNWHPFVPFNTHDIRNYDWSNFEFLGFTKYLAADSGRFGWSGVLTAAAVVFFAYVGFDAVSTTSQEAINPKRDVPRGILFSLLICTVLYIAVSLVLTGILNYKYLNVEAPIALAINSAGPSLAWLRPIIKIGAIAGLSSVVLVLLLGQSRVFFTMASDGLLWKSFAKTHSKFKTPHITTIVTGSFAALFAGLFPIGLLGEMVSIGTLLAFVIVSIGIILLRKSEPDAVRGFRTPWVPFVPILGALVCFAQMASLPGDTWLRLIIWMLIGFVIYFSYGRKHSHARKNAKR encoded by the coding sequence ATGTTTAAAGACTTATTTATTCGAAAGACGCTTGCTGAGCTTGAACTACAAGCAGATGGTGACCACAACTCACTGAAAAGACATTTAAGTGCACTGAACCTGACCTTGTTGGGGGTAGGGTGCGTAATCGGTGCAGGTATATTTGTGCTCACGGGTACTGCTGCCGCACTGCATGCCGGACCTGCTGTGGCATTGTCTTTTATTATTTCTGCGTTTGGGTGTTTGTTGGCAGGGCTGTGTTATGCCGAGTTTTCGTCGATGATTCCCGTTTCGGGCAGCGCCTATACTTATGGTTATGCCACTATGGGTGAGTTTGTAGCCTGGATTATCGGTTGGGATCTTATTCTGGAATATCTTTTCGGATCGGCTACCGTGGCGGTGGGCTGGGCAGGTTATGTTACCAGCTTTCTGGCCGATTTAGGTATCGTCATTCCACCTTCCATGTGTCAGAGTCCGTTTATCTTCGATCATACAGGTTGGCATAGTTCGGGAGCTTTTATCAACTTTCCGGCCGTATTTATTGTAGCTATCATGACTACTTTACTAGTAATCGGTATCAAAGAGTCGGCCAAGTTTAATAATATCATTGTTTTGGTGAAAGTGACCGTTATTTTGCTTTTTATCGGGTTTGGGATTTCGCATATCAACGTTAGTAACTGGCATCCATTTGTTCCATTTAATACGCATGATATTCGGAACTATGACTGGTCGAACTTTGAATTTTTGGGTTTCACAAAATATCTTGCTGCTGATTCTGGTCGTTTTGGTTGGTCAGGTGTGTTGACCGCTGCGGCTGTAGTATTCTTTGCCTATGTGGGTTTCGATGCGGTTTCTACCACTTCGCAGGAAGCCATTAACCCTAAGCGCGATGTACCTCGGGGTATTCTTTTCTCGCTGCTGATTTGTACAGTCTTATACATTGCCGTTAGTTTGGTGCTAACCGGAATTCTCAATTACAAATACCTGAATGTAGAAGCTCCTATTGCATTGGCAATAAACAGTGCAGGCCCGAGTCTGGCTTGGTTACGACCGATTATAAAAATAGGGGCAATAGCCGGTTTGAGTTCGGTGGTACTGGTATTGTTGTTAGGTCAGTCGCGTGTATTCTTCACTATGGCTTCCGATGGGCTTTTGTGGAAAAGCTTTGCAAAAACGCACTCGAAATTTAAAACGCCTCATATCACCACTATCGTAACGGGTAGTTTTGCGGCTTTATTTGCCGGACTTTTCCCTATCGGTCTGCTGGGCGAAATGGTTTCTATCGGTACCTTGCTTGCGTTTGTAATCGTGTCTATCGGAATTATTCTTTTGCGTAAGTCAGAGCCGGATGCTGTACGTGGATTCAGAACTCCGTGGGTTCCGTTTGTGCCAATATTAGGAGCACTGGTTTGTTTTGCTCAAATGGCTTCGTTGCCTGGCGACACCTGGCTTCGTTTGATTATATGGATGTTGATTGGTTTTGTGATTTACTTTTCCTACGGTCGCAAGCACAGTCATGCTCGCAAAAATGCTAAACGATAA
- a CDS encoding amino acid permease — protein MIKDLFIKKTLAQLDEEANSNKHGLKRHLGLMNLTLLGIGSVIGAGIFVLTGTAAQMHAGPAIIFSFILSAFGCLLAGLCYAEFAAMIPLSGSAYTYSYATMGELMAWVIGWDLVLEYLFSTATVAVGWSGYVLSFLADFGIYLPASMAQSPFEYDQAGWHVTGAFINFPAVFIVVLLTALLVVGIKETVRFNNITVVIKVVVVLLFIGFGLSHIHPENWTPFIPQNTGVWGHYGWSGILTGSGVIFFAYIGFDAVSTTSQEAINPKRDLPLSILFSLLVCTVLYVGVSFVLTGMVNYKELNVAAPIALAIDRGGQGLRWLSPIIKIGTIAGLSSVILVTLLGQTRIFFSMAHDGLLWKCFAKTHSKFKTPHYSTLITGFFTALMAGIFPIGLLGELVSIGTLLAFAIVCIGILILRKTEPDAPRAFKTPWVPFVPVLGALVCFIQMLSLPIDTWLRLIIWMAIGFVIYFGYGRKHSVARKRNR, from the coding sequence ATGATAAAAGACTTATTTATAAAAAAGACGCTTGCTCAGCTGGACGAGGAGGCCAACAGCAATAAACACGGGCTGAAACGCCACCTAGGACTTATGAACCTGACGCTGTTGGGCATAGGGAGCGTGATTGGTGCGGGTATTTTTGTGCTTACAGGCACGGCGGCTCAGATGCATGCCGGTCCGGCCATTATTTTTTCGTTTATCTTATCGGCTTTCGGGTGCCTGTTGGCGGGGCTGTGTTATGCCGAGTTTGCTGCTATGATTCCGCTGTCGGGCAGCGCTTATACCTACAGCTATGCCACCATGGGCGAACTTATGGCGTGGGTTATCGGGTGGGATCTGGTGCTCGAATACCTGTTTAGCACGGCTACCGTTGCGGTGGGATGGTCGGGCTATGTACTGAGTTTTCTGGCCGACTTTGGTATTTATCTGCCGGCTTCGATGGCGCAGTCGCCCTTTGAGTACGACCAGGCAGGGTGGCATGTCACAGGCGCATTTATCAATTTCCCGGCCGTTTTTATTGTGGTGCTGCTCACGGCGTTGCTGGTGGTGGGCATCAAGGAAACGGTGCGTTTCAATAATATCACGGTGGTTATCAAAGTTGTGGTGGTGTTGCTTTTTATCGGTTTCGGGCTGTCGCATATTCATCCCGAAAACTGGACTCCGTTTATCCCTCAGAACACGGGCGTGTGGGGTCACTACGGTTGGTCGGGCATACTGACGGGTTCGGGGGTGATTTTCTTTGCCTATATCGGTTTCGATGCCGTGTCCACCACTTCGCAGGAAGCCATCAACCCCAAGCGCGATTTGCCGTTGAGCATCCTGTTTTCGTTGCTGGTATGCACCGTTTTGTATGTGGGTGTAAGCTTTGTGCTCACCGGCATGGTGAATTACAAAGAGCTGAATGTGGCTGCACCCATTGCGCTGGCTATCGACAGGGGCGGGCAGGGGCTCCGGTGGCTTAGCCCGATTATAAAGATCGGTACCATTGCCGGACTGAGCTCGGTCATTCTGGTTACGTTGCTCGGACAAACCCGCATATTCTTCTCCATGGCTCACGACGGATTGCTCTGGAAATGTTTTGCCAAAACGCATTCGAAGTTTAAAACCCCGCATTACTCCACGCTCATCACCGGATTTTTTACGGCCTTGATGGCGGGTATCTTTCCTATCGGTTTGCTGGGCGAACTGGTGTCCATCGGCACGCTGCTGGCATTTGCCATAGTGTGTATCGGCATACTTATTTTGCGTAAAACAGAACCCGACGCTCCCCGCGCTTTCAAAACTCCGTGGGTGCCGTTTGTACCCGTGTTGGGGGCTCTGGTTTGTTTTATCCAAATGTTGTCTTTACCCATCGATACGTGGTTGAGGCTTATTATCTGGATGGCTATCGGTTTTGTTATCTACTTCGGTTACGGCCGTAAGCACAGCGTTGCCCGAAAAAGGAATCGATGA
- a CDS encoding protein kinase family protein, whose protein sequence is MKSNIIEFLRKKDFRFESNIGQGGTGKTVLLKDELINELFVCKKYSPYYKSDKEKYFKNFVDEIKILHSLFHLNLVRVFNYYLYPELHTGYILMEYIKGIQISDFIRNNPERINSVFTQTIDGFRYLEENKILHRDIRPDNILVSEKGVVKIIDFGFGKIIEFDDKFNKSISLNWRYSTPNEFSLEIYDFKTEVYFVGKLFEEIIKENDIENLKYTQILNKMINPKYDERIHSFFDVSREILSDCSNSIYFTDDEKQVYQIFAGRLVEIFSKICDDSEYISNLDTIIMELETIYRNSILEDEIQNPTRIASCFIKGQYYYNKNIRFYVENLESFIRMMKSSSFDRKKIILNNLWQRLDRIKRYPKESNSDLPF, encoded by the coding sequence ATGAAAAGCAACATAATAGAATTTCTCAGAAAAAAGGATTTTCGATTTGAAAGTAACATTGGACAAGGTGGAACCGGAAAAACTGTATTATTAAAGGATGAATTGATAAATGAATTATTTGTTTGTAAGAAATACTCACCTTATTATAAGTCTGATAAAGAAAAGTATTTTAAAAACTTTGTCGATGAAATAAAAATACTTCACTCATTATTTCATCTAAATTTAGTTAGAGTCTTTAACTATTATTTATATCCCGAATTGCATACCGGGTATATTTTAATGGAATATATAAAAGGTATACAGATTTCTGATTTCATTAGGAACAATCCAGAGAGAATAAATAGTGTTTTTACCCAAACAATAGATGGGTTTAGATATCTTGAAGAAAATAAAATATTACACAGAGACATTAGACCCGACAATATTCTAGTTTCTGAAAAAGGTGTTGTCAAAATAATCGATTTTGGTTTTGGGAAAATAATTGAATTCGATGACAAATTTAACAAAAGTATTTCTTTAAATTGGAGATATTCAACACCTAACGAATTTAGCCTTGAAATTTATGATTTTAAAACTGAAGTGTATTTTGTAGGAAAGTTATTTGAAGAAATAATAAAAGAGAATGATATTGAAAATCTTAAATATACTCAAATACTAAATAAAATGATAAATCCTAAATACGATGAAAGGATTCATTCATTTTTTGATGTTTCAAGAGAAATTCTATCCGATTGTTCGAACTCAATTTATTTCACTGATGATGAAAAACAAGTCTATCAGATCTTCGCTGGACGATTAGTGGAGATATTTAGTAAAATATGTGACGATTCTGAATATATTTCAAATCTTGATACGATAATAATGGAGTTAGAAACAATTTATAGGAACTCAATTTTAGAAGATGAAATTCAAAATCCAACTAGAATTGCAAGTTGCTTTATTAAAGGTCAATACTATTATAATAAAAACATAAGATTTTATGTAGAGAATTTAGAATCATTTATACGAATGATGAAATCTAGTTCCTTCGACAGAAAGAAGATAATTTTAAATAACTTATGGCAAAGACTCGACAGAATTAAAAGATATCCAAAGGAATCAAATTCTGATTTGCCTTTCTGA
- a CDS encoding alpha/beta hydrolase produces the protein MTKRTLFIAVILLFSMLVNAKVIEQNSVKSKILNRNVSYSVYFPKGYDSDLRSYPVIYLLHGYKDDQTTWINNGNIAWYADAAIEAGKIPPVIIIMPDAGVSMYVNSFDGKNNYEDFFIKEFMPTVENLYRIKQNKYSRGITGHSMGGWGCLLYALKYPDLFIATAPMSAGIHDDKDIVTYDDQKWETVFGSIFGSNIKGTERLNEYWYKNSILKIVEEKTQAELQKVKIRISCGDQDYLLKGSLLLHFALNEKNVNHQLRVKEGAHTWSFWRSDITDVLEFITCNF, from the coding sequence ATGACTAAAAGAACATTATTTATAGCAGTCATTCTGCTATTTTCAATGCTGGTAAATGCCAAAGTAATTGAACAAAACAGCGTGAAGAGTAAGATATTGAACAGAAATGTATCATACTCGGTGTATTTCCCGAAAGGTTACGACTCCGATTTACGTTCGTATCCGGTCATCTATCTTTTGCATGGATACAAGGACGATCAGACCACATGGATCAACAATGGTAATATTGCCTGGTATGCTGATGCGGCTATAGAGGCTGGCAAAATCCCTCCGGTAATCATTATCATGCCGGATGCGGGAGTAAGTATGTATGTAAATTCATTTGATGGCAAGAATAATTATGAAGACTTCTTTATCAAAGAGTTTATGCCTACGGTCGAAAATCTATACCGCATCAAACAAAATAAATATAGCCGCGGTATCACCGGTCATTCCATGGGCGGATGGGGTTGTTTGTTATACGCTTTAAAATATCCTGATTTGTTTATTGCTACAGCTCCTATGAGTGCAGGTATTCATGATGATAAAGATATTGTTACATATGACGATCAGAAATGGGAAACTGTGTTCGGATCTATATTTGGTTCTAATATAAAAGGCACCGAACGATTAAATGAATATTGGTATAAAAATTCTATATTGAAAATAGTTGAAGAAAAAACGCAGGCAGAACTACAAAAAGTCAAGATACGCATTAGTTGCGGTGATCAGGATTATTTATTAAAAGGAAGTCTGTTGCTCCATTTTGCATTGAACGAAAAAAACGTCAATCATCAATTACGCGTCAAAGAAGGTGCGCATACATGGTCATTTTGGCGATCAGACATTACGGATGTTCTTGAATTTATCACATGTAATTTCTGA
- a CDS encoding carbon-nitrogen hydrolase family protein, whose protein sequence is MRIAIAQIEVIKGNIEKNLENHLKWIKEAIQNKADMVVFPELSVTGYEPDLAAGLATNQDDTRLDEMQSLSDKNGITIGVGLPTKDESDTFVSMIIFQPHKERITYSKQYLYPPEEPFFKAGKNPLVLKFETEVVSPAICYETSNKAHCEFAKRNKATIYVASVLSSINGINAELKKLSDIAKTNNLITFMANYVGKSGGYECAGRSSVWNEKGKLIGQLGDKEEGLLIFDTKSKEILTAAGAVL, encoded by the coding sequence ATGAGAATAGCTATAGCCCAAATAGAGGTAATAAAAGGTAATATTGAGAAAAATCTGGAAAATCATTTAAAATGGATAAAAGAGGCTATTCAGAATAAAGCTGATATGGTGGTTTTTCCTGAGTTGTCAGTGACCGGTTACGAACCCGATTTAGCAGCGGGTCTTGCAACCAATCAGGATGACACAAGATTAGATGAGATGCAGAGTTTAAGTGATAAAAATGGAATCACGATTGGAGTTGGATTGCCAACAAAAGACGAGAGTGATACATTTGTAAGCATGATTATTTTTCAACCTCATAAGGAGCGAATAACCTATTCAAAACAGTATTTATATCCACCGGAAGAACCGTTTTTTAAAGCTGGCAAAAATCCACTTGTTTTAAAATTTGAAACAGAAGTAGTATCTCCTGCAATTTGCTATGAAACGTCTAATAAAGCACATTGCGAGTTTGCAAAACGGAATAAAGCAACAATTTATGTCGCAAGTGTACTAAGTTCTATTAACGGAATTAATGCTGAACTAAAAAAATTATCTGACATCGCTAAAACTAATAATTTGATAACATTTATGGCAAATTATGTTGGAAAATCAGGTGGATACGAATGTGCAGGAAGATCATCGGTTTGGAATGAGAAAGGAAAATTAATCGGGCAACTTGGAGACAAAGAAGAAGGTTTACTTATTTTCGATACAAAATCCAAAGAAATATTAACTGCTGCTGGTGCGGTTCTTTGA
- a CDS encoding SDR family NAD(P)-dependent oxidoreductase, protein MKNAIIIGATSGIGKELAKLLVSNGYNVGITGRRTELLESLKSENPHSYFIKTFDVKDTKVAKEKLEELTYELGGLDLLILSSGTGDINDTLDFEIEIRTIETNVVGWTFISDWAFRYFEKQKYGHLTAISSIAGLRGNRRSTSYNATKAYQINYLEGLRQKATKLKEQIFITDIRPGLVNTEMAKGEGLFWVMPVEKAAQQIYKAIEKKKKIAYVTKRWRWIAGIIKRMPRQFYDKM, encoded by the coding sequence ATGAAAAACGCAATTATCATTGGAGCTACTTCCGGAATAGGGAAAGAACTCGCAAAATTACTTGTTAGTAACGGATACAATGTCGGAATAACCGGCAGACGAACTGAACTACTTGAAAGTTTGAAATCGGAAAATCCCCACTCATATTTCATAAAAACTTTTGACGTAAAAGACACAAAAGTGGCAAAAGAAAAATTGGAAGAACTAACTTATGAACTTGGTGGACTTGATTTACTTATTTTAAGTTCAGGTACGGGAGACATTAACGATACATTAGACTTTGAAATTGAAATTCGTACAATTGAAACAAATGTAGTTGGGTGGACTTTTATTTCGGACTGGGCTTTCAGATACTTTGAAAAACAAAAATATGGACATTTGACGGCCATAAGCTCCATCGCCGGACTGCGTGGAAACCGACGATCCACGTCATATAATGCCACAAAAGCGTATCAAATAAATTATTTGGAAGGCTTAAGACAAAAAGCAACTAAACTCAAAGAACAAATCTTTATTACAGACATCCGCCCGGGACTTGTTAATACGGAAATGGCAAAAGGCGAAGGATTATTCTGGGTGATGCCTGTAGAAAAGGCCGCTCAACAAATTTATAAGGCCATCGAAAAGAAAAAGAAAATTGCGTACGTAACAAAACGTTGGAGATGGATAGCTGGAATTATAAAACGAATGCCAAGACAGTTTTATGACAAGATGTGA
- a CDS encoding DUF3830 family protein: protein MTGFKIITEDKQEIRFNFYVDTAPTTSKAFIEILPFTRMFYHARVSGQEIWIDDVPPLDIIQENASVFTEPGEVVFGPMKPIRSKTSNCFGIYYGNGKGLDACNIFAKVFDADKQKLIDLGNNIWKNGSQELTITFLDS, encoded by the coding sequence ATGACTGGATTTAAAATTATCACCGAAGACAAACAAGAAATCAGGTTTAATTTCTATGTAGACACGGCTCCAACAACCTCAAAAGCCTTTATTGAAATTCTACCATTTACAAGAATGTTTTATCATGCAAGAGTTTCCGGTCAGGAAATATGGATTGACGATGTACCGCCATTAGACATAATTCAAGAAAATGCTTCTGTGTTCACAGAGCCTGGTGAAGTTGTATTCGGACCTATGAAACCAATCAGATCAAAGACATCCAATTGCTTTGGCATATACTACGGAAATGGAAAAGGATTGGATGCTTGTAATATTTTCGCAAAAGTGTTTGACGCAGATAAGCAGAAATTAATTGACTTAGGAAATAATATTTGGAAAAATGGTTCTCAGGAATTGACAATCACTTTTCTCGATTCATAA